Proteins from a single region of Mercenaria mercenaria strain notata unplaced genomic scaffold, MADL_Memer_1 contig_981, whole genome shotgun sequence:
- the LOC128555049 gene encoding uncharacterized protein LOC128555049 isoform X1 has protein sequence MCVNMENTINELYIESKLKILRVYLYTKKKTEKVGEEVHAATNKPSSTIEEVAPEVQIVTTVPIAVLDATLLSSSECMSSSDELDQHTVVSLPDTSLVWYTVRVTQIRDTPSVSTEMCRVMHIYENSPAAYNTEGTRRNLKVFKCLSGELLR, from the exons ATGTGTGTCAATATGGAAAATACAATCAACGAACTCTATATTGAGTCAAAATTAAAGATACTTCGGGTATATTTATATACCAAAAAGAAGACTGAAAAG GTAGGAGAAGAGGTGCACGCTGCAACCAACAAGCCATCCAGTACAATCGAAGAGGTCGCACCAGAGGTTCAGATCGTGACCACGGTGCCGATTGCTGTTCTTGACGCAACTCTTCTCTCATCCAGTGAGTGCATG TCTTCGTCAGATGAGCTTGACCAGCACACTGTAGTGTCATTGCCAGACACCTCCCTCGTCTGGTATACAGTGCGAGTCACACAGATCAGAGACACTCCAAGCGTTTCGACAG aaatgtgtcgggtcatgcatatttatgaaaatagtccggcagcatacaatacggaaggtacaagacggaatttaaaag tatttaaatGTCTTTCAGGAGAACTGCTCAGATGA
- the LOC128555049 gene encoding uncharacterized protein LOC128555049 isoform X2 has protein sequence MCVNMENTINELYIESKLKILRVYLYTKKKTEKVGEEVHAATNKPSSTIEEVAPEVQIVTTVPIAVLDATLLSSSECMSSSDELDQHTVVSLPDTSLVWYTVRVTQIRDTPSVSTEMCRVMHIYENSPAAYNTEGTRRNLKGELLR, from the exons ATGTGTGTCAATATGGAAAATACAATCAACGAACTCTATATTGAGTCAAAATTAAAGATACTTCGGGTATATTTATATACCAAAAAGAAGACTGAAAAG GTAGGAGAAGAGGTGCACGCTGCAACCAACAAGCCATCCAGTACAATCGAAGAGGTCGCACCAGAGGTTCAGATCGTGACCACGGTGCCGATTGCTGTTCTTGACGCAACTCTTCTCTCATCCAGTGAGTGCATG TCTTCGTCAGATGAGCTTGACCAGCACACTGTAGTGTCATTGCCAGACACCTCCCTCGTCTGGTATACAGTGCGAGTCACACAGATCAGAGACACTCCAAGCGTTTCGACAG aaatgtgtcgggtcatgcatatttatgaaaatagtccggcagcatacaatacggaaggtacaagacggaatttaaaag GAGAACTGCTCAGATGA